From a region of the Pseudanabaena sp. ABRG5-3 genome:
- a CDS encoding response regulator codes for MADRFLIIDDSATQRHLLSSFLQDLGHAVDLCESTIGALEKIINNHYTAVFLDIVLPDQDGYRFLREVRSHHQTANQYVILYSTKTTKLEIDYGLKRAKANDYLPKPVSRESLSEVLRKLPQHV; via the coding sequence ATGGCTGACCGTTTTTTAATAATTGATGACTCTGCAACTCAAAGGCATTTATTAAGCTCTTTCTTGCAAGATTTAGGTCATGCTGTAGATTTGTGCGAATCAACCATCGGGGCTTTAGAAAAAATTATTAACAACCATTACACGGCAGTTTTTCTAGATATTGTCTTACCTGATCAAGATGGTTATCGATTTCTTCGTGAAGTGCGATCGCACCATCAGACTGCTAATCAGTATGTGATCTTGTACTCAACTAAAACCACCAAGTTAGAAATAGACTATGGCTTAAAGCGAGCCAAGGCTAATGACTATTTACCCAAGCCTGTAAGTCGTGAGTCATTGTCAGAAGTCTTACGGAAATTGCCTCAACATGTCTAA
- a CDS encoding alpha/beta fold hydrolase translates to MSSDRPVRQFKVLCLHGHPGNSEAMQIFVRHFQEMGIKTIAPDLRGYGRAKASSAFAMSDHIQDLWDLLEREQDHPNTEYLILGWSLGGILAIELALRTFESQNPQAVTKPKIAGLILIATAAKPRSSLPKIAWWEYANLVMAVISHLALAPIAPNTRWHIEWFGKRSLIKYLIQQHTKTAYDRIATTGAKAYLQTSRYAHRALMLALRQGYDRTQDLAKIQIPCLAIAAEQDRHITANSTAETAKLLPNCEFICYPHTAHLLPWEIGDRLLADIAKWCDRNMQ, encoded by the coding sequence ATGAGTAGCGATCGCCCAGTACGTCAATTCAAGGTTCTCTGTCTGCATGGTCATCCTGGCAATAGTGAAGCAATGCAGATCTTTGTTAGGCATTTTCAGGAGATGGGGATCAAGACGATCGCCCCAGATTTGCGTGGGTACGGCAGGGCTAAAGCTAGTTCTGCATTTGCTATGTCTGATCACATTCAAGATCTTTGGGATTTATTGGAACGAGAGCAGGATCATCCAAATACTGAATATTTGATTTTGGGATGGTCTTTAGGTGGGATTTTAGCGATCGAGTTGGCGCTTCGTACTTTTGAGAGCCAAAATCCCCAAGCGGTGACCAAGCCCAAAATTGCAGGACTAATTTTGATTGCTACAGCCGCTAAGCCCCGTAGCAGTTTGCCGAAAATTGCTTGGTGGGAATATGCAAATTTAGTGATGGCTGTGATTTCACACCTAGCTTTAGCACCGATCGCCCCCAATACTCGATGGCATATTGAGTGGTTTGGGAAGCGATCTCTGATCAAATATTTAATCCAGCAGCATACAAAAACTGCCTATGACCGTATTGCCACTACAGGTGCAAAGGCTTATCTCCAAACTTCGCGCTATGCCCACAGAGCCTTAATGCTGGCACTGCGGCAAGGCTATGATCGCACTCAGGATTTAGCTAAGATTCAAATTCCATGTTTAGCGATCGCGGCAGAGCAAGATCGGCATATCACTGCTAATTCAACCGCCGAGACTGCCAAATTATTACCCAATTGCGAATTTATTTGTTATCCCCATACCGCGCACTTATTGCCTTGGGAAATTGGCGATCGCTTGTTAGCGGATATTGCGAAATGGTGCGATCGAAACATGCAATAA
- a CDS encoding HU family DNA-binding protein, with product MNKGELVDAIAEKVNVSKKNIEVIVTAALESIVDAVADGDRVTLVGFGSFEPRERQEREGRNPRTGEKMVIAATRVPAFSAGKQFKEKVVE from the coding sequence ATGAATAAAGGTGAACTAGTAGATGCGATCGCCGAAAAGGTAAATGTATCTAAAAAGAATATTGAAGTGATCGTTACTGCTGCCCTCGAATCAATTGTTGATGCTGTTGCTGATGGTGATCGCGTTACTTTAGTTGGCTTCGGTTCCTTTGAGCCACGCGAACGCCAAGAACGTGAAGGTCGTAACCCCCGTACTGGCGAAAAGATGGTCATTGCTGCTACCCGTGTGCCTGCTTTTTCCGCTGGTAAGCAATTTAAAGAAAAAGTAGTTGAATAA
- a CDS encoding response regulator produces MIAMTGSLPNSDLVSNNAPNNNVAPNLADGQVVRNATLHILLAAMRVMSRSTGVIQVETKHHRWKLLLRGGGLVLAEEEGQVIPTLVRKYNNKGINFSRIPEWEQRQSNRPYCYPFVSNVYKKYPDITKEVLKEIVLENLLALHLEDNFSFVWQPAQDLKTDLPILQLSMLENAIANEVKQWQKFACVKHPYQVVQLVDAANLLARVGNDNFPVFAKVTTGQDRISAIADTFKQPTYRTALLLDKLAQKNIVSILPLQERRSEHELGARYFVNLPVATKNEPKVFIVDDSPVLLQQMQRLLTNWGYQVDFTDNAEAATEKILDYKPSIVFIDINMPSLNGFDLIKQIRRQRDLSTLSLVLVTAENSMTNNFRARWANCRFLAKPRSSSDTPKFRDELRNLLRELAPLSTDTLV; encoded by the coding sequence ATGATTGCTATGACAGGTTCCTTGCCTAACTCAGACCTCGTGTCAAACAATGCTCCAAACAACAATGTAGCTCCCAATTTAGCAGATGGACAGGTAGTGCGGAATGCCACATTGCATATCCTGCTTGCTGCTATGCGTGTTATGAGTCGTTCTACTGGTGTGATCCAAGTAGAGACTAAACATCATCGATGGAAATTATTACTTAGGGGTGGAGGTTTAGTATTAGCAGAGGAAGAAGGTCAGGTAATACCGACATTAGTTCGTAAATATAATAATAAAGGGATTAATTTCTCGCGTATTCCTGAATGGGAGCAACGTCAGTCCAACCGTCCCTATTGCTATCCTTTTGTTAGCAATGTTTATAAAAAATATCCTGATATTACGAAAGAGGTTTTAAAAGAGATTGTTTTAGAAAATTTGCTAGCGCTACATTTAGAAGATAACTTTTCTTTTGTATGGCAACCTGCTCAAGATTTAAAAACAGATCTACCGATTTTGCAGCTATCCATGCTAGAAAATGCGATCGCTAATGAAGTCAAGCAATGGCAAAAATTTGCATGTGTCAAGCATCCCTATCAAGTCGTGCAGCTTGTGGATGCCGCAAATTTGTTAGCTAGGGTTGGCAATGACAATTTCCCCGTGTTTGCCAAGGTCACAACGGGACAAGATCGCATCAGTGCGATCGCCGATACTTTTAAGCAGCCAACTTATCGGACAGCTCTATTACTAGATAAATTAGCCCAGAAAAATATTGTATCGATTTTGCCATTACAAGAACGCAGATCGGAGCATGAACTTGGTGCTCGTTATTTTGTAAATCTACCAGTAGCTACTAAAAACGAGCCTAAGGTTTTTATTGTTGATGATTCGCCTGTATTACTACAACAAATGCAGCGTTTGCTGACAAATTGGGGATATCAAGTTGACTTTACCGATAATGCTGAAGCTGCGACTGAAAAAATTTTGGACTATAAGCCGAGCATTGTCTTTATTGATATCAATATGCCGAGTTTAAATGGCTTTGATTTGATTAAACAAATTCGTCGCCAAAGAGATCTATCGACCCTTTCTCTTGTGTTGGTTACTGCTGAAAATAGCATGACTAATAACTTTAGAGCAAGATGGGCAAACTGTAGGTTTTTGGCTAAGCCGAGATCGTCTTCAGATACACCAAAATTCCGCGACGAATTGCGTAATTTATTGCGAGAACTTGCACCTTTATCAACAGATACATTAGTCTAA
- a CDS encoding NACHT domain-containing protein — protein MFPQKFLTRMAQIHQLSADQESVFLLRFGENREDREVASFLGISEEAYRKRMGEIYRKFDISGKGPGKNNRLLHILQNYLDAETNSQNDQNALIAKSATPALATSALDIDIEELVQQLRYRSRQIIQERCATMRVLDMSHPISLEEIYTGTDVLEKITSRRRLGIAELLATYHGRDRLGTSAIDESRVSSIDALQRYRKLMLLGKPGAGKTTLLKYTALKCSQGDIFSDLVPIFVTLRQYAGSESQSHILDYISQDFRAYNIGDELTLKHLLQHGRAILFLDGLDEVREDDLHRVLEDLRSFSEHYYTNRFVITSRLGAQEYVFEKFTEVEVANFQPLQISQFAQRWFSGNARHIELFLRKVEENRPIQELATNPLLLTLLCLVFDEYGDFPTNRSELYREGLDVLLKKWDAKRNIERHQIYKNLSMQRKEDLLAQVACTTFYQGDYFFRQVDLESYITDYIRNLPKAHTDEEALQLDSEAIIKAIESQHGLFVERAKGIYSFSHLTFQEYLAARELVYNGNPETLTLLASKIKDRRWHDVLRLAVGMMRSADDLLQSMKDQCDRLIADDYQLQNLLQWVKQKADTAQVSDRIQSVRAFYLTLGRAIAQSDALNLANVLARILVLDLDLCQNRNLNLDLAFDLARALETKDGEDLGLDLELDLSLALEYAQEMSDSRLAKALAELINTCPEDADSDHKWQDWASNLRQQAISYRNIGQIWNLNPNQLEQLRQYCEANRLLVECLESDCYVRQPVRQAIEQNLLLPI, from the coding sequence ATGTTTCCCCAAAAATTTCTGACGCGAATGGCCCAAATCCACCAGCTTTCGGCTGATCAGGAAAGTGTATTCCTATTACGATTTGGGGAAAACCGTGAAGATCGTGAAGTTGCTAGCTTTTTAGGCATTTCCGAAGAAGCCTACCGCAAGAGAATGGGGGAGATTTATCGCAAGTTTGACATTAGCGGCAAAGGTCCTGGCAAAAATAATCGCCTCCTACATATTTTGCAGAATTATTTAGATGCAGAGACCAATTCCCAAAATGATCAAAACGCACTTATTGCTAAGTCTGCGACTCCTGCCTTAGCCACCTCGGCATTAGATATTGATATTGAAGAACTTGTCCAACAATTACGCTATCGCAGTCGCCAAATTATCCAAGAACGCTGTGCCACCATGCGGGTTTTGGATATGTCACATCCGATTAGCTTAGAAGAAATCTATACGGGAACTGATGTCTTAGAAAAAATCACCAGTCGCCGCCGTTTAGGAATTGCTGAACTGCTTGCTACCTATCACGGACGCGATCGTCTTGGGACTTCAGCGATCGATGAGAGTCGAGTTTCCAGCATAGATGCGTTGCAACGCTATCGCAAATTGATGCTGCTGGGTAAACCCGGGGCTGGAAAAACGACGCTTTTAAAATATACTGCCCTAAAATGCTCTCAGGGAGATATTTTTAGCGATTTAGTGCCAATTTTTGTGACATTACGGCAATATGCAGGTTCAGAGTCACAATCGCATATTTTAGATTATATTTCTCAAGACTTTCGCGCCTATAACATTGGTGATGAACTAACGCTCAAGCATTTGTTGCAGCATGGTCGGGCAATTTTATTTTTAGATGGACTCGACGAAGTTCGTGAAGATGATTTGCATCGGGTTCTCGAAGATTTGCGGAGTTTCTCAGAACATTACTATACCAATCGCTTTGTCATTACCAGCCGATTGGGAGCGCAGGAATATGTTTTTGAGAAGTTTACAGAGGTTGAGGTTGCTAACTTTCAGCCATTACAGATTTCTCAGTTTGCCCAGCGTTGGTTTAGTGGCAATGCTCGACATATTGAACTGTTTTTACGCAAAGTAGAAGAAAATCGCCCCATTCAAGAGCTAGCGACAAATCCCTTATTACTGACATTACTTTGTCTCGTGTTTGATGAATATGGCGATTTCCCCACCAACCGTTCCGAGCTCTATCGCGAAGGATTAGATGTTCTGCTTAAGAAATGGGATGCTAAGCGCAATATTGAGCGCCATCAGATCTATAAAAATCTCTCGATGCAGCGTAAAGAGGACTTATTAGCGCAAGTTGCCTGTACGACTTTCTATCAAGGAGATTATTTCTTTCGGCAAGTCGATTTGGAAAGTTATATCACCGATTACATTCGCAATTTGCCTAAAGCCCATACGGATGAAGAGGCTTTACAACTTGATAGTGAAGCAATTATTAAGGCGATCGAGTCTCAGCATGGTTTATTTGTGGAACGTGCTAAAGGGATTTATTCCTTTTCCCATTTAACTTTTCAGGAATATTTGGCGGCGAGAGAGCTAGTTTACAATGGCAATCCTGAAACCCTAACCTTGCTAGCCAGTAAGATCAAAGACCGTCGTTGGCATGATGTCTTGCGCCTTGCCGTTGGCATGATGCGATCAGCAGATGATTTATTACAGTCGATGAAGGATCAATGCGATCGCTTGATTGCCGATGATTATCAATTACAAAATCTGTTGCAATGGGTTAAGCAAAAAGCTGATACTGCTCAGGTCAGCGATCGCATTCAGTCAGTACGGGCTTTTTATCTCACCCTTGGTCGGGCGATCGCTCAAAGTGATGCCCTGAACCTAGCCAATGTCCTAGCGCGTATCCTTGTTCTTGATCTCGATCTTTGCCAAAACCGCAATCTCAATCTTGATCTTGCCTTTGACCTAGCCCGTGCATTGGAAACTAAAGATGGCGAGGATTTAGGACTTGATCTGGAATTGGATTTGAGCCTTGCCTTGGAATATGCCCAAGAAATGTCCGATTCTCGATTAGCCAAAGCTCTCGCAGAATTAATTAATACTTGTCCTGAAGATGCTGATAGCGATCACAAATGGCAAGATTGGGCAAGTAATCTGCGCCAACAAGCGATCAGTTATCGTAATATCGGTCAAATCTGGAATCTTAATCCCAATCAACTGGAGCAATTACGTCAATATTGTGAGGCAAATCGCCTCCTCGTTGAATGTCTAGAAAGTGATTGCTATGTGCGCCAACCCGTCAGACAGGCAATCGAGCAAAATTTGCTACTACCAATCTAA
- a CDS encoding chemotaxis protein CheW translates to MSKPHQFMPPNNRYIMAKVGDRTVTFPDVLVSEIMIVERNAILALPFYENVIVGVIHHQATVMPLLLLRLLIGEQRTLISESLTVVRLSKVADELSDQKLEGVGIIVDRVVGSLESHEYQPSNDYSDYQNLELDSADQMNLGKSDSIVTKKINQTVANIKENEYTPIEIILSSIHTHIWQPQRWGKYSVG, encoded by the coding sequence ATGTCTAAGCCGCACCAATTCATGCCGCCGAATAATCGCTATATCATGGCAAAAGTCGGCGATCGCACAGTTACCTTTCCTGATGTTTTGGTGTCAGAAATTATGATTGTGGAGCGTAATGCTATTCTAGCTTTGCCTTTTTATGAAAATGTGATCGTGGGGGTCATCCATCACCAAGCTACTGTGATGCCTTTGCTATTATTAAGATTATTAATTGGAGAACAACGGACTTTAATCAGTGAATCGCTGACGGTAGTGAGATTAAGTAAAGTTGCCGATGAGTTGAGTGATCAAAAGCTTGAAGGGGTGGGAATCATTGTAGACCGAGTTGTAGGTAGCCTTGAATCTCATGAATATCAACCTAGTAATGATTACAGCGATTATCAAAACTTGGAGCTAGATTCAGCAGATCAGATGAATCTAGGGAAATCAGATAGTATTGTTACAAAAAAAATAAATCAAACAGTAGCGAATATTAAGGAGAACGAGTATACTCCCATTGAAATTATCCTATCGAGTATTCATACCCATATCTGGCAACCGCAACGCTGGGGTAAGTATAGTGTAGGATAA